The genomic window AGCCGGTGGGCGTGCCCTACACCCCTTGGCAGCAACTCGAGCACCTGCGCATCTGCCAGCGGGACATTCTCGACTACGTCCGAGACCCCCACTACGTCGAGCGCAACTGGCCCGACGATTATTGGCCCGACGAGACGCCACCGTCCCCCGGCGCGTGGGACGACGCCGTCCGCGCGTTCGAGGCGGACCGGCGGGCGTTTCTCGACCTCGTCGCGAAGGCCGACCTGCTCGCGAGAGTCCCGCACGATCCCAAGGGCCCCACGATCTTACACGAAGCCCTGCTGGTGGCCGACCACAACGCCTACCACCTGGGACAGCTCATGGTACTCCGACGCG from bacterium includes these protein-coding regions:
- a CDS encoding DinB family protein, with product MAAKRTTRRSRQQPTRRTGSRKTSRTPTGARAPRGRARAARGPASAAARDRALKEDVLHLLQGRGAHVEFERAVAGMPADLQGRKPVGVPYTPWQQLEHLRICQRDILDYVRDPHYVERNWPDDYWPDETPPSPGAWDDAVRAFEADRRAFLDLVAKADLLARVPHDPKGPTILHEALLVADHNAYHLGQLMVLRRALGTWTD